A DNA window from Thiobacillus denitrificans ATCC 25259 contains the following coding sequences:
- a CDS encoding FecCD family ABC transporter permease: MRGPRVAAAFACGGLLALAGALMQTLFRNPLAEPYLLGVSGGAGLLALLGMAAGLAWPWISLLAFAGSLLALALAAALGGRLLARDHTPLLLAGVMLAAGFGALIALVLSVAPAERLPGMLFFLMGDLAWVGYPALLWAVLALALAVALALAARLDVLQLAPLKAASLGVAVAPTRWTLFALAGACTALVVAQAGSIGFVGLMVPHALRRLGFSGHRLLLPAAALGGGSLLVLADALARTLIAPRELPVGVLTALLGVPLMLWLLRKP; the protein is encoded by the coding sequence CTGCGCGGACCGCGCGTCGCCGCGGCCTTCGCCTGCGGCGGCCTGCTCGCGCTCGCCGGGGCGCTGATGCAGACGCTGTTTCGCAACCCGCTCGCCGAGCCTTACCTGCTCGGCGTTTCCGGCGGCGCCGGGCTGCTCGCGCTGCTCGGCATGGCAGCCGGGCTCGCCTGGCCCTGGATCTCGCTGCTCGCCTTCGCCGGCAGCTTGCTCGCGCTCGCGCTCGCGGCCGCGCTCGGCGGGCGACTGCTCGCACGCGATCACACCCCCTTGCTGCTCGCCGGCGTGATGCTCGCCGCAGGCTTCGGCGCGCTGATCGCCCTCGTGCTCTCCGTAGCGCCGGCCGAACGCCTCCCCGGCATGCTGTTCTTCCTGATGGGCGACCTCGCCTGGGTGGGCTACCCAGCACTGCTGTGGGCCGTGCTCGCGCTCGCGCTCGCCGTTGCGCTGGCGCTGGCGGCGCGGCTCGACGTGCTGCAGCTCGCGCCGCTCAAGGCGGCTTCGCTCGGGGTCGCCGTCGCGCCGACGCGGTGGACCCTGTTCGCGCTCGCCGGCGCCTGCACCGCGCTCGTCGTCGCACAGGCCGGCAGCATCGGCTTCGTCGGCCTGATGGTCCCGCATGCGCTCCGGCGTCTCGGCTTTTCCGGCCACCGGCTCCTGCTTCCGGCAGCGGCGCTCGGCGGCGGCAGTCTGCTGGTGCTCGCGGACGCGCTGGCGCGCACCCTGATCGCGCCGCGGGAGTTGCCCGTCGGGGTGCTCACGGCCTTGCTCGGCGTCCCCCTCATGTTGTGGCTGCTGCGCAAGCCGTGA
- a CDS encoding ABC transporter ATP-binding protein, whose translation MSLAAHALGLQVNGRSLVDALELTLEPGEVVGILGANGAGKSTLLNVLGGLRAPESGTVTLDGQPLGALSPLARARHIGLLPQGDEAGFFGGVADFVALGRHPFGRDRFDLAPLLHEWELDAFARRPLDSLSGGERQRARLAQLAVQAPRVALLDEPLTHLDPAHQARLLAWVRAEADAGRSVALTLHDPNWAACHCDRLLFLYGDGRWRLGATADLLTPASLETLYGPATAALWRRGA comes from the coding sequence GTGAGCCTCGCCGCGCACGCGCTCGGCCTGCAGGTGAACGGCCGCAGCCTCGTCGACGCACTCGAACTCACGCTCGAGCCCGGCGAAGTCGTCGGCATCCTCGGCGCCAACGGCGCGGGCAAGTCGACGCTGCTGAACGTACTGGGCGGCCTCAGGGCGCCTGAATCCGGCACGGTCACGCTCGACGGCCAGCCGCTCGGCGCGCTGTCGCCGCTTGCGCGGGCGCGGCACATCGGCCTCCTGCCGCAGGGCGACGAAGCCGGCTTCTTCGGCGGCGTCGCCGACTTCGTCGCGCTCGGCCGTCACCCTTTCGGCCGCGACCGATTCGACCTCGCACCGCTGCTGCACGAATGGGAACTCGACGCCTTCGCGCGGCGGCCGCTGGACAGCCTGTCCGGCGGCGAGCGCCAGCGCGCACGCCTCGCACAACTCGCGGTGCAGGCGCCGCGCGTCGCGCTGCTCGACGAGCCGCTGACGCATCTCGACCCGGCGCACCAGGCGCGCCTGCTCGCCTGGGTACGCGCCGAGGCCGACGCGGGCCGCAGCGTCGCGCTGACACTGCACGATCCGAACTGGGCAGCGTGCCATTGCGATCGGCTGCTGTTCCTGTATGGGGACGGGCGTTGGCGGCTCGGCGCGACCGCCGACCTGCTCACCCCGGCGTCGCTCGAGACCCTTTACGGGCCGGCGACCGCGGCCTTGTGGCGCCGCGGTGCCTGA
- the pcnB gene encoding polynucleotide adenylyltransferase PcnB — translation MIRRIINKVFGRTSRASRSEAKILPLKMHGIRREQLDDCALKVCETLAQAGFKGYLVGGAVRDLLLGGTPKDFDVATDATPEEVRRLFRRSRIIGRRFQIVHVMCGRETIEVTTFRANGQKEAEDEDAHGDDAPAASRRLTDEHGRLLSDNVFGSMADDAARRDFTINALYYDPAREEVHDYFGGVGDCKKRVLRMIGDPETRYREDPVRMLRAARFAAKLDFHIDPETRKPVATLAPLLANIPRARIFDEALKLLLSGHALRGVHQLRAEGLHHGMLPLLDTILDDTTGERFITAALKSTDARIQSDRPSSPAFLFGTLLWPQVVKRWKALEAAGEKPQPALFVAMDEVLDAQRGQLAIPRRYDGMMKEIWALQPRFEQRGGQRPFRLLEHPRFRAAYDFLLLRAEAGEVPSELGEWWTRFQEVDDDARAGMLLADTAAKPRRRRKRRKPGEEGARETQPA, via the coding sequence ATGATCCGCCGCATCATCAACAAAGTATTTGGCCGCACCTCGCGCGCCTCACGCAGCGAGGCGAAAATCCTGCCTCTGAAAATGCACGGCATCCGGCGCGAACAGCTCGACGATTGCGCCCTCAAGGTGTGCGAAACCCTGGCCCAGGCGGGGTTCAAAGGCTACCTGGTCGGCGGCGCGGTGCGCGATCTCCTGCTCGGCGGCACGCCGAAGGACTTCGACGTCGCGACCGACGCGACGCCGGAAGAGGTGCGCCGGCTGTTCCGCCGCTCGCGCATCATCGGCCGCCGCTTCCAGATCGTGCACGTCATGTGCGGGCGCGAGACGATCGAAGTCACGACCTTCCGCGCCAACGGCCAGAAGGAGGCCGAAGACGAAGACGCGCACGGCGACGATGCGCCGGCTGCGTCGAGGCGCCTGACCGACGAGCACGGGCGCCTGCTGTCGGACAACGTGTTCGGCAGCATGGCGGACGACGCGGCGCGCCGCGACTTCACGATCAACGCGCTCTACTACGACCCCGCGCGCGAAGAGGTGCACGACTATTTCGGCGGCGTCGGCGACTGCAAGAAGCGGGTGCTGCGCATGATCGGGGATCCCGAGACGCGCTACCGCGAAGACCCGGTTCGCATGCTGCGCGCCGCACGCTTTGCGGCCAAGCTCGACTTCCACATCGATCCCGAGACGCGCAAGCCGGTCGCCACGCTGGCCCCCCTGCTCGCCAACATCCCGCGTGCGCGCATCTTCGACGAGGCGCTCAAACTGTTGCTCTCGGGCCACGCGCTGCGCGGCGTCCACCAGTTACGCGCCGAGGGGCTGCACCACGGCATGCTGCCGCTGCTCGACACCATACTCGACGACACGACCGGCGAGCGTTTCATCACCGCGGCGCTGAAGAGCACCGACGCGCGCATCCAGTCCGACCGCCCGTCGTCGCCGGCCTTCCTGTTCGGGACCCTGTTGTGGCCCCAGGTCGTCAAGCGCTGGAAAGCGCTCGAAGCGGCCGGCGAAAAACCGCAGCCGGCCTTGTTCGTCGCGATGGACGAGGTGCTCGACGCGCAGCGCGGCCAGCTCGCCATCCCGCGCCGCTACGACGGCATGATGAAGGAAATCTGGGCGCTGCAGCCGCGCTTCGAGCAGCGCGGCGGGCAGCGGCCGTTCCGCCTGCTCGAACATCCGCGCTTCCGCGCCGCCTACGACTTCCTGCTGCTGCGCGCCGAAGCGGGCGAGGTCCCGAGCGAGCTCGGGGAATGGTGGACGCGCTTCCAGGAGGTCGACGACGACGCACGCGCCGGAATGCTCCTCGCCGACACGGCCGCCAAGCCGCGGCGGCGCCGCAAGCGCAGGAAGCCCGGCGAGGAAGGCGCGCGCGAGACGCAACCGGCATGA
- the folK gene encoding 2-amino-4-hydroxy-6-hydroxymethyldihydropteridine diphosphokinase — MKVVATIGLGANLNDPAAQVEYALAELDRLPATRLLARSSLYASSPVGYVDQPDFINAVAQVETGLAPRALLAALLDIEQRHGRERSFRNAPRTLDLDLLLYGSARFHEDGLTLPHPRMHERAFVLLPLLEIAAQTVIPGRGPAEDWLAAASGQNVALLPPSPAAAHA, encoded by the coding sequence ATGAAGGTCGTCGCCACCATCGGCCTCGGCGCCAACCTCAACGACCCGGCGGCACAGGTCGAATATGCGCTGGCCGAGCTCGACCGCCTGCCCGCGACGCGCCTGCTTGCGCGCTCCAGCCTGTACGCCTCGTCCCCGGTCGGCTACGTCGACCAGCCCGACTTCATCAACGCCGTGGCGCAGGTCGAAACCGGCCTCGCACCGCGCGCGCTGCTCGCCGCGCTGCTCGACATCGAACAACGCCACGGGCGCGAGCGCAGTTTCCGCAACGCGCCGCGCACGCTCGACCTCGACCTGCTGCTATACGGCAGCGCACGCTTCCACGAAGACGGCCTGACGCTGCCACATCCGCGCATGCACGAACGCGCGTTCGTGCTCCTGCCACTGCTCGAAATCGCCGCACAGACCGTGATTCCCGGACGCGGGCCGGCGGAGGACTGGCTTGCCGCAGCGAGCGGGCAGAACGTCGCCCTGCTTCCCCCTTCCCCTGCCGCCGCTCACGCATGA
- a CDS encoding deoxynucleoside kinase, with protein sequence MTSSRYRYIVVEGPIGAGKTSLTHKLAERLGADLLLENAGDNPFLPRFYQEPRRYALPTQLHFLFDRSRQLRDLGQGDLFRSGTVSDFLIDKDMLFARLNLDDDEFELYQKVYADLAPQAATPDLVIYLQAPTETLHERVRRRGIDFERGMDAAYLERLANSYSEFFHRYDAAPLLIVNTSHLNFAQNEADFELLLERMNKMRGPREFFSRAA encoded by the coding sequence ATGACGTCATCCCGCTACCGTTACATCGTCGTCGAAGGCCCGATCGGCGCCGGCAAGACCAGTCTCACGCACAAGCTGGCCGAACGTCTCGGCGCCGACCTGCTGCTCGAGAACGCGGGCGACAACCCTTTCCTGCCGCGCTTCTATCAGGAACCGCGCCGTTACGCGCTGCCGACGCAGCTGCATTTCCTGTTCGACCGCTCGCGCCAGTTGCGTGATCTTGGCCAGGGCGACCTGTTCCGCAGCGGAACGGTGTCGGACTTCCTGATCGACAAGGACATGCTGTTCGCGCGCCTGAATCTCGACGACGACGAGTTCGAGCTCTACCAGAAGGTCTACGCCGACCTCGCGCCGCAGGCGGCGACGCCCGATCTCGTGATCTACCTGCAGGCGCCGACGGAGACGCTGCACGAGCGCGTCCGTCGCCGCGGGATCGATTTCGAGCGCGGCATGGACGCGGCGTATCTGGAGCGGCTCGCCAACAGCTACAGCGAATTCTTCCATCGCTACGACGCGGCGCCGCTTCTGATCGTCAACACCAGCCACCTCAACTTCGCGCAGAACGAGGCCGATTTCGAGCTGCTGCTCGAACGCATGAACAAGATGCGCGGACCGCGCGAGTTCTTCAGCCGGGCCGCGTGA
- the panB gene encoding 3-methyl-2-oxobutanoate hydroxymethyltransferase, which yields MPVTLSTLKALRQKGEKIAVLTCYDASFARVFDAAGVDVLLVGDSLGMVIQGHASTLPVKLAEMAYHTRCVAAGTTRAFIVADLPFGSYQPSPERAYTAAARLMAAGAHMIKLEGGAVMVDTVAFLAARGIPVCAHLGLLPQSVNQLGGYRVQGREDGDAAQLVADARALEAAGAGLIVLEMVPAALAKTVTAALSMPTIGIGAGADCAGQVLVSYDMLGLYPRAPKFSKNFLAGAGSVDAAVRAYVAAVKDGSFPAAEHAF from the coding sequence ATGCCGGTGACGCTCTCGACGCTAAAAGCGCTGCGGCAGAAGGGCGAGAAGATCGCCGTGCTCACGTGCTACGACGCGAGCTTCGCGCGCGTGTTCGACGCCGCCGGCGTCGACGTCCTGCTCGTCGGCGATTCGCTCGGCATGGTGATCCAGGGCCACGCCTCGACGCTGCCCGTCAAACTGGCCGAAATGGCGTATCACACGCGCTGCGTCGCGGCCGGAACGACGCGCGCCTTCATCGTCGCCGACCTGCCTTTCGGCAGCTACCAGCCGTCGCCGGAGCGCGCCTACACGGCGGCCGCGCGCCTGATGGCGGCCGGCGCGCACATGATCAAGCTCGAAGGCGGTGCGGTCATGGTCGACACGGTCGCGTTTCTTGCCGCGCGCGGCATTCCGGTGTGCGCCCACCTCGGGCTTCTGCCGCAGTCGGTCAACCAGCTCGGCGGCTACCGGGTGCAGGGGCGCGAGGACGGCGACGCCGCACAGCTCGTCGCCGACGCCCGCGCGCTCGAGGCAGCCGGTGCGGGACTGATCGTGCTCGAAATGGTGCCTGCGGCGCTGGCGAAGACCGTCACCGCGGCGCTGTCGATGCCAACCATCGGCATCGGGGCCGGTGCCGACTGCGCGGGACAGGTCCTCGTGTCCTACGACATGCTCGGCCTCTATCCGCGCGCGCCGAAGTTCTCGAAGAATTTTCTCGCCGGCGCCGGCAGCGTCGACGCCGCCGTGCGCGCCTACGTCGCGGCAGTCAAGGACGGCAGCTTCCCCGCCGCCGAACACGCGTTCTGA
- the panC gene encoding pantoate--beta-alanine ligase → MQVVHTVADLRAALSEADRSAFVPTMGNLHAGHVSLVELAKRHGGPVVASIFVNPLQFGAGEDFERYPRTLAADCDKLAEAGCDLVFAPDTSALYPVAQTFRVDVPAALAEDLCGAFRPGHFAGVATVVLKLFNLVRPQVAVFGRKDYQQLLVVREMVRQFNLPIDIVAGATLRDPDGLAMSSRNGYLSAAERAQAPQLQRELAAIVAAIDGGARNFAALAAAARQRLTGAGWRVDYVEIRDAESLKTATQETEALVVLAAAWLGQTRLIDNLEVTSAAGIAA, encoded by the coding sequence ATGCAGGTCGTCCATACCGTCGCCGACCTGCGCGCGGCGCTTTCGGAAGCGGACCGCAGCGCATTCGTGCCGACGATGGGCAACCTCCACGCCGGCCACGTCTCGCTCGTCGAACTCGCGAAGCGGCACGGCGGCCCGGTCGTCGCGAGCATCTTCGTCAACCCGCTGCAGTTCGGCGCCGGCGAGGACTTCGAACGCTATCCGCGCACGCTCGCCGCCGACTGCGACAAACTCGCCGAAGCGGGCTGCGACCTCGTCTTCGCGCCGGACACGAGCGCGCTCTATCCGGTCGCGCAGACGTTCAGGGTCGACGTTCCCGCCGCGCTCGCCGAGGATCTCTGCGGCGCGTTTCGACCCGGACACTTCGCTGGCGTGGCGACCGTCGTGCTCAAGCTCTTCAATCTGGTTCGCCCGCAGGTCGCGGTGTTCGGCCGCAAGGATTACCAGCAGCTCCTGGTCGTCCGGGAAATGGTGCGGCAGTTCAACCTGCCGATCGACATCGTGGCCGGGGCGACGCTGCGCGACCCCGACGGCCTCGCGATGAGCTCGCGCAACGGCTATCTGAGCGCCGCCGAACGCGCGCAGGCACCGCAACTGCAGCGCGAACTCGCCGCGATCGTCGCTGCGATCGACGGTGGCGCACGGAATTTCGCCGCCCTCGCGGCGGCCGCGCGGCAGCGTCTGACGGGCGCCGGATGGCGCGTCGACTATGTCGAAATCCGGGACGCAGAAAGTCTGAAGACCGCGACGCAGGAGACCGAGGCGCTGGTCGTGCTCGCGGCAGCCTGGCTCGGGCAGACCCGCCTCATCGACAACCTCGAAGTCACGTCCGCAGCCGGCATCGCCGCCTGA
- the panD gene encoding aspartate 1-decarboxylase encodes MQRTMLKSKLHRATVTHSELHYEGSCAIDESLLEAANIHEYEQIQIYNVSNGERFTTYAIRAARGSGVISVNGAAAHKANPGDLVIIATYATYNELEMARYAPELVYVDAANAIVDTRQTIPVQAA; translated from the coding sequence ATGCAAAGAACGATGCTCAAGTCCAAGCTGCATCGCGCGACCGTCACGCATTCCGAGCTGCATTACGAAGGCTCGTGCGCCATCGACGAGTCGCTGCTCGAAGCGGCCAATATCCACGAGTACGAGCAGATCCAGATCTACAACGTCAGCAACGGCGAGCGCTTCACCACCTATGCCATCCGCGCGGCGCGCGGGTCGGGCGTCATCTCGGTGAACGGCGCCGCGGCGCACAAGGCGAATCCCGGCGACCTCGTCATCATCGCCACCTATGCGACGTACAACGAACTCGAGATGGCGCGCTACGCGCCCGAACTCGTCTACGTCGACGCCGCCAACGCCATCGTCGACACGCGCCAGACGATCCCGGTCCAGGCTGCCTAG
- a CDS encoding glycogen/starch/alpha-glucan phosphorylase produces MSEPNADFVPLLALEPLPTSGRVLTQDLERYQFYHLGRLPSCPPIYTYKALAWALRDRLMSDWMNTYTTRDRPGRRRAYYLSLEFLIGRALANHVLNLGLDAESREALHNFGQTLEDIAELEPDAGLGNGGLGRLAACFMDSCATLNLPVMGYGLHYQYGMFHQHIENGYQVEDPDNWLRDGNPWEVERSEFTCRVQFGGHTEHYHDKAGIHRARWADTSDVLAVPFDMPISGYRNRVVNTLRLWKAAATDAFDLDEFNAGSYSEAVAAKNLAEHISMVLYPNDASENGKELRLRQQYFLASASLQDALRQWRVAGNSDLSKFAEHNVFQMNDTHPTIAVAELMRLLLDIMGMQWDEAWAITSQCMAYTNHTLLPEALERWPVELFERLLPRPLEIIYEINARFLREVAVKWPGDMERRRRMSIIEEEPVRQVRMAWLAIVGSFSVNGVAALHSRLLQEGLFRDFVELWPDKFNNKTNGVTPRRWLAHANPGLGKLVSARIGEGWIAELAQLEKLKAAADEPALQAEWRAVKRANKERLAALVKAECGVDFNPDALFDVQVKRIHEYKRQLLNVLHIVHLYNRLNHGELDGWADRCVLIGGKAAPGYAMAKRIIKLVNSVAEVVNSDPDINGRLHVAFLPNYRVSSMEIIAPATDLSEQISTAGKEASGTGNMKFMMNGAVTIGTYDGANIEILEAVGAENFFLFGLRADEVEALRPHYQPQAYVDKDPALRAVIDLLASGHFNLCEPGIFDDIVDALLSPQDPWMVLADFRSYVDAQERVAQAWQDPARWARMSILNTASSGFFSTDRTMQEYNADIWKLKPFAAEGRHASAGTAV; encoded by the coding sequence ATGTCTGAGCCGAATGCCGATTTCGTTCCCCTGCTCGCGCTCGAGCCGCTGCCGACGAGCGGCCGGGTCCTCACGCAGGACCTCGAGCGCTACCAGTTCTACCATCTCGGGCGCCTGCCCTCCTGTCCGCCGATCTACACCTACAAGGCGCTCGCCTGGGCGCTGCGCGACCGCCTGATGTCGGACTGGATGAACACCTACACGACCCGCGACCGGCCGGGCCGGCGCCGCGCCTACTATCTATCGCTCGAGTTCCTGATCGGGCGCGCACTCGCCAATCACGTGCTCAACCTCGGGCTCGACGCGGAATCGCGCGAGGCCCTGCACAACTTCGGCCAGACCCTCGAGGACATCGCCGAACTCGAGCCCGACGCCGGACTCGGTAACGGCGGCCTCGGACGGCTCGCGGCCTGCTTCATGGACAGCTGCGCGACGCTCAACCTGCCGGTCATGGGCTACGGCCTGCACTACCAGTACGGCATGTTCCACCAGCACATCGAAAACGGCTACCAGGTCGAGGATCCCGACAACTGGCTGCGCGACGGCAACCCCTGGGAAGTCGAGCGCTCCGAATTCACCTGCCGCGTCCAGTTCGGCGGCCACACCGAGCACTATCACGACAAGGCCGGCATCCACCGCGCGCGCTGGGCCGATACCAGCGACGTGCTCGCGGTGCCGTTCGACATGCCGATCTCGGGCTACCGCAACCGCGTCGTCAACACGCTGCGGCTGTGGAAGGCGGCGGCAACCGACGCTTTCGACCTCGACGAATTCAACGCCGGCAGTTATTCGGAAGCCGTCGCGGCGAAGAACCTCGCCGAGCACATCTCGATGGTGCTCTACCCGAACGACGCGAGCGAGAACGGCAAGGAGCTGCGCCTGCGTCAGCAATATTTCCTCGCGTCGGCGAGCCTGCAGGACGCGCTGCGGCAGTGGCGCGTCGCAGGCAACAGCGATTTATCGAAGTTCGCGGAACACAACGTGTTCCAGATGAACGACACCCACCCGACGATCGCGGTCGCCGAGCTGATGCGTCTGCTGCTCGACATCATGGGCATGCAGTGGGACGAGGCCTGGGCGATCACCTCGCAGTGCATGGCCTACACCAACCATACGCTCCTGCCCGAAGCGCTCGAGCGCTGGCCGGTCGAGCTGTTCGAGCGGCTGCTTCCGCGCCCGCTCGAGATCATCTACGAGATCAACGCGCGCTTCCTGCGCGAGGTCGCGGTCAAGTGGCCCGGCGACATGGAGCGCCGCCGGCGCATGTCGATCATCGAAGAGGAACCGGTGCGGCAGGTGCGCATGGCCTGGCTCGCGATCGTCGGCAGCTTCTCGGTCAACGGCGTCGCCGCGCTGCACTCGCGCCTGCTGCAGGAGGGGCTGTTCCGCGACTTCGTCGAGCTGTGGCCCGACAAGTTCAACAACAAGACCAACGGTGTCACGCCGCGCCGCTGGCTCGCCCACGCCAACCCGGGGCTCGGCAAGCTCGTCAGCGCGCGCATCGGCGAGGGCTGGATCGCCGAGCTCGCGCAGCTTGAGAAGCTCAAGGCCGCGGCCGACGAGCCCGCGCTGCAGGCCGAGTGGCGGGCCGTCAAGCGTGCCAACAAGGAACGGCTCGCGGCGCTCGTCAAGGCCGAGTGCGGCGTCGATTTCAATCCCGACGCGCTGTTTGACGTCCAGGTCAAGCGCATCCACGAATACAAGCGCCAGCTCCTCAACGTGCTGCACATCGTCCACCTGTACAACCGGCTCAACCATGGGGAGCTCGACGGCTGGGCCGACCGCTGCGTGCTGATCGGCGGCAAGGCCGCGCCGGGCTACGCCATGGCCAAGCGCATCATCAAGCTCGTCAACAGCGTCGCCGAGGTCGTCAACAGCGATCCCGACATCAATGGCCGCCTCCACGTCGCCTTCCTGCCCAACTACCGTGTCAGCAGCATGGAAATCATCGCCCCGGCGACCGATCTGTCGGAGCAGATTTCCACCGCCGGCAAGGAGGCCTCGGGCACCGGCAACATGAAGTTCATGATGAACGGCGCGGTGACGATCGGCACCTACGACGGCGCGAACATCGAGATCCTCGAAGCGGTCGGCGCCGAGAATTTCTTCCTGTTCGGCCTGCGTGCCGACGAGGTCGAGGCCCTGCGTCCGCACTATCAGCCGCAGGCCTACGTCGACAAGGATCCCGCGCTGCGCGCCGTCATCGACCTGCTCGCGTCGGGTCACTTCAACCTGTGCGAGCCCGGCATCTTCGACGACATCGTCGATGCGCTGCTGAGTCCGCAGGACCCTTGGATGGTGCTCGCTGATTTCCGTAGCTACGTCGACGCGCAGGAACGCGTCGCGCAGGCCTGGCAGGATCCGGCGCGCTGGGCGCGGATGAGCATTCTCAATACGGCGTCGAGCGGATTTTTCTCGACCGACCGCACGATGCAGGAATACAACGCGGATATCTGGAAGCTGAAGCCGTTCGCGGCGGAAGGGCGGCACGCGAGCGCCGGCACCGCCGTATAA
- the glgA gene encoding glycogen synthase GlgA, with protein sequence MKRGAMKVLFVASEAFPLVKTGGLGDVLHGLPQALHGLGVGVRLLLPGYRTLLRQLDQVRIVAWFDVRGAEGPVAARVLETRHPGFDFPLWIVDCPPLFDRPGNPYVDVTGYDWPDNAERFAVFARVAALLAQDAHEAGWLPDVVHTHDWQTGLVPAFLADLPARPRTVFTIHNLAYGGHFPHGDFLRLQLPAHWWSHEGVEFHGGFSMLKAGIVYADAVTTVSPTYAEEICTPAFGYGLDGLLRSRRHKLHGILNGIDSATWDPADDPHLRARYTAGRILPGKRRDKQALLERFLPAADEAALQAPLVGLVGRLVEQKGIDWVLAAMPLLLAETDARFVLLGSGQAAYEQRLTRLARQHPTRVFVEIGYDEALAHQIEAGADMFLMPSRFEPCGLNQMYSLRYGTLPIVFKTGGLADTIVDTNEASLADGSANGFVFDTPDVAHFVDAVRRALALYRQPSLWRRVQQTGMRLSFDWRESAGHYLALYAADSAGEPDV encoded by the coding sequence ATGAAACGCGGAGCAATGAAGGTGCTGTTCGTCGCGAGCGAGGCCTTTCCCCTGGTCAAGACGGGCGGACTCGGCGACGTCCTGCACGGACTTCCCCAGGCCTTGCACGGCCTCGGCGTCGGCGTCCGACTCCTGCTGCCCGGCTATCGTACGCTCCTGCGCCAGCTCGACCAGGTGCGGATAGTCGCCTGGTTCGACGTGCGCGGGGCGGAGGGGCCGGTCGCCGCGCGCGTGCTCGAGACGCGTCATCCGGGGTTCGATTTCCCGCTGTGGATCGTCGATTGCCCGCCGCTGTTCGATCGCCCGGGCAATCCTTACGTCGACGTCACGGGCTATGACTGGCCCGACAATGCCGAGCGTTTCGCGGTGTTCGCGCGCGTCGCCGCGCTGCTCGCACAGGATGCCCACGAGGCCGGCTGGCTGCCGGACGTCGTGCACACCCACGACTGGCAGACCGGACTCGTGCCGGCTTTCCTCGCCGACCTGCCGGCACGTCCGCGGACGGTGTTCACGATCCACAACCTCGCCTACGGCGGCCACTTCCCGCACGGCGACTTCCTGCGCCTGCAACTGCCGGCGCATTGGTGGTCGCACGAGGGCGTCGAGTTTCACGGCGGCTTTTCGATGCTGAAGGCGGGCATCGTCTACGCCGACGCGGTCACCACCGTAAGCCCGACCTATGCCGAGGAAATCTGCACGCCGGCCTTCGGCTACGGACTCGACGGCCTGCTGCGCTCGCGCCGCCACAAGCTGCACGGAATTCTCAACGGCATCGATAGCGCGACCTGGGACCCGGCTGACGACCCGCATCTACGCGCGCGCTACACCGCGGGACGCATTCTGCCGGGCAAGCGGCGCGACAAGCAGGCGCTGCTCGAACGTTTTCTGCCGGCGGCCGACGAAGCCGCGCTGCAGGCGCCGCTCGTCGGCCTGGTCGGCCGCCTCGTCGAGCAGAAGGGCATCGACTGGGTGCTCGCGGCGATGCCGCTGCTGCTCGCCGAAACCGATGCGCGTTTCGTGTTGCTCGGCAGCGGCCAGGCCGCCTACGAGCAGAGGCTCACCCGGCTGGCCCGCCAGCACCCGACGCGCGTCTTCGTCGAGATCGGCTACGACGAGGCGCTGGCGCACCAGATCGAGGCCGGCGCCGACATGTTCCTGATGCCGTCGCGCTTCGAACCCTGCGGCCTGAACCAGATGTACAGCCTGCGTTACGGCACCTTGCCGATCGTGTTCAAGACGGGCGGCCTCGCCGACACCATCGTCGACACCAACGAAGCGAGCCTGGCGGACGGCAGCGCGAATGGCTTCGTCTTCGACACGCCGGACGTGGCGCATTTCGTCGACGCGGTCCGCCGCGCGCTTGCCCTCTACCGTCAGCCCTCGCTGTGGCGCCGCGTGCAGCAGACCGGAATGCGCCTGTCCTTCGACTGGCGGGAAAGCGCCGGCCACTACCTCGCGCTCTACGCGGCCGATTCCGCCGGAGAACCCGATGTCTGA